One region of Microbacterium sp. M28 genomic DNA includes:
- a CDS encoding DUF1648 domain-containing protein produces MTEHDITRTPPAQLRRARVAFAVVSIVVPIAVVAIGLAVLWSWMPQLPDRVVTHWGVSGPDGFGSPALYPWMLVIIGLALPVIMAIATLLAVGTHWGAAARFMGAMAAGLSVFAFVLALGSVGAQRGLTDAAEVGDVWWVVALGFAVLLVVGAVAWLVQPAVAATQAPPLEPSHVVRLTAGERVVWVGTATMPRTPLIIMGTALVLVTVLTIVLAIGASPAGWIGAAVMFLVLLALPATAAFRVRITPEGLTARSLLGVPRTRIPISEIESARAVEISPFGEFGGWGWRIALDGRSGIVMRQGPAIEIVRRGKRTFVVTIDGAEQAAALLQAYVDAAASDPKIDRRTVGGAS; encoded by the coding sequence ATGACCGAGCACGACATCACCCGCACCCCGCCGGCGCAGTTGCGCCGAGCACGCGTCGCCTTCGCAGTCGTGTCGATCGTCGTCCCGATCGCGGTGGTCGCGATCGGCCTGGCAGTGCTGTGGTCGTGGATGCCGCAGCTCCCGGATCGCGTCGTCACGCACTGGGGCGTGTCGGGTCCCGACGGATTCGGTTCTCCGGCGCTCTATCCGTGGATGCTCGTGATCATCGGACTTGCGCTGCCCGTGATCATGGCGATCGCGACGCTGCTCGCGGTCGGCACGCACTGGGGTGCTGCAGCGCGATTCATGGGTGCGATGGCGGCAGGCCTGTCCGTGTTCGCGTTCGTGCTCGCGCTGGGTTCGGTCGGAGCGCAACGCGGTCTGACGGACGCTGCAGAGGTCGGCGACGTCTGGTGGGTGGTGGCGCTGGGCTTCGCGGTGCTGCTGGTCGTCGGTGCAGTCGCATGGCTCGTCCAGCCGGCGGTCGCGGCCACTCAGGCGCCGCCGCTCGAACCGTCGCACGTCGTGAGGCTGACGGCGGGCGAGCGCGTCGTCTGGGTCGGCACGGCGACGATGCCGCGCACGCCGCTGATCATCATGGGCACCGCTCTCGTGCTCGTCACCGTGCTCACGATCGTCCTGGCGATCGGCGCGTCGCCGGCGGGCTGGATCGGTGCCGCGGTCATGTTCCTCGTCCTGCTCGCGCTGCCGGCGACGGCGGCGTTCCGGGTGCGCATCACCCCAGAGGGCCTCACGGCCAGGTCGCTGCTCGGCGTACCGCGCACCCGCATCCCGATCTCCGAGATCGAGTCCGCTCGCGCCGTGGAGATCTCGCCGTTCGGAGAGTTCGGCGGCTGGGGGTGGCGCATCGCCCTCGACGGGCGCAGCGGCATCGTCATGCGGCAGGGGCCGGCCATCGAGATCGTCCGGCGGGGCAAGCGCACGTTCGTGGTCACGATCGACGGGGCCGAACAGGCTGCCGCACTGCTGCAGGCGTACGTGGATGCCGCGGCATCCGATCCGAAGATCGACCGCCGAACAGTAGGAGGCGCATCGTGA
- a CDS encoding CPBP family intramembrane glutamic endopeptidase, which yields MTAQSIGTAVRIPLSAIIAYVVLACGLAWLVALPLWLGDGLAHPLAGVLIPVMMFTPALAVVLVILVLRPVTKGERLRFLGMWPLRPAKRVIWLSVLGLFGPLVVIALSVVVAAAFGWVQLDLVGFSGFRETLEASLPDGVPVPPTGVVIASQLIAIPFAAATINAVMAFGEELGWRGFLVPALRQYGTWPALLMSGVVWGAWHAPVILLGYNFGRTDLTGVLIMVGGCVAWGILLGWLRLRSASVWPAVFAHGAINAAGGTLLLLTAAGADVDLALAGPLGVAGWVACAIVIAVLTATGQFRNQPELDGGPGRLLSPQRERS from the coding sequence GTGACCGCTCAGAGCATCGGAACGGCGGTGCGGATCCCGCTGAGCGCGATCATCGCCTACGTCGTCCTGGCCTGCGGGCTCGCGTGGCTCGTCGCACTCCCGCTCTGGCTCGGCGACGGGCTCGCCCATCCGCTCGCCGGCGTTCTGATTCCGGTGATGATGTTCACGCCGGCGCTCGCCGTCGTCCTCGTGATCCTGGTGCTGCGTCCGGTGACGAAGGGCGAACGGCTGCGTTTCCTCGGCATGTGGCCCCTGCGCCCGGCCAAGCGGGTGATCTGGCTGAGCGTGCTCGGGCTGTTCGGGCCTCTCGTCGTCATCGCGCTCTCGGTTGTGGTCGCAGCGGCGTTCGGATGGGTGCAGCTCGATCTCGTCGGGTTCTCCGGCTTCCGCGAGACCCTGGAGGCCTCCCTTCCGGACGGCGTCCCGGTGCCGCCGACCGGTGTCGTGATCGCCTCGCAGCTGATCGCGATCCCGTTCGCGGCCGCGACGATCAACGCCGTCATGGCCTTCGGTGAGGAGCTCGGTTGGCGCGGATTCCTCGTCCCGGCGCTGCGCCAGTACGGCACGTGGCCGGCATTGCTGATGAGCGGTGTCGTCTGGGGCGCCTGGCACGCGCCGGTGATCCTGCTCGGCTACAACTTCGGCCGCACCGACCTCACCGGTGTCCTGATCATGGTCGGCGGATGCGTGGCGTGGGGGATCCTGCTGGGGTGGTTGCGGCTGCGGTCGGCATCCGTCTGGCCCGCTGTCTTCGCCCACGGAGCGATCAATGCGGCAGGCGGAACCCTGCTGCTTTTGACCGCGGCCGGAGCGGACGTCGACCTGGCGCTGGCCGGTCCGCTGGGCGTGGCCGGGTGGGTCGCGTGCGCCATCGTGATCGCGGTGCTCACCGCGACGGGACAGTTCCGAAACCAGCCGGAGCTCGACGGAGGCCCCGGCCGTCTGCTCTCGCCGCAGCGCGAGCGGAGCTGA
- a CDS encoding GlxA family transcriptional regulator gives MNERLVVVALFEDVDLLDVTGPSEVFSIVQREREGPSGYRVVLAAETLDAVTTSAGVRVLPDVTFASVADRRIDTLIVPGAVTIGDEREVRAVTDPTVVEWVRRLAPRTRRVASVCVGAHVLADAGLLSGKRATTHWTTSDQLAREHPDVVVDADPIFIRDGDVWTGAGLTACLDLTLALVADDLGQELALRVARQLVMYLKRPSGQSQFSVPLQRVSASRRVEELRHHITTHLSDPLTVTQLAERLHISDRQLTRIFAAELGTTPAAYIETARVEAARNQLEAGDDTLDVVARTNGFGTVDTLNRAFRRRLNTTPAEYRNRFRTR, from the coding sequence GTGAACGAACGCCTGGTCGTGGTCGCCCTCTTCGAGGACGTGGACCTCCTCGATGTGACCGGACCGTCCGAGGTGTTCTCGATCGTGCAGCGGGAACGGGAGGGCCCCAGCGGATATCGGGTGGTCCTCGCGGCGGAGACGCTGGACGCCGTCACCACCTCCGCCGGTGTGCGGGTACTGCCGGATGTCACCTTCGCGTCCGTCGCGGATCGACGCATCGACACGCTCATCGTGCCCGGGGCGGTGACCATCGGCGACGAGCGCGAGGTGCGGGCAGTCACCGACCCGACCGTCGTCGAGTGGGTTCGACGCCTCGCTCCCCGCACCCGCCGCGTCGCGTCGGTGTGCGTCGGAGCCCATGTCCTCGCCGACGCCGGCCTGCTCTCCGGCAAGCGCGCCACGACGCACTGGACGACGTCCGACCAGCTCGCCCGCGAGCATCCGGATGTCGTGGTCGATGCCGATCCGATCTTCATCCGCGACGGGGACGTCTGGACCGGCGCCGGCCTGACCGCATGCCTCGATCTGACGCTGGCCCTCGTCGCCGACGACCTCGGGCAGGAGCTCGCCTTGCGTGTGGCTCGTCAGCTGGTCATGTATCTCAAGCGGCCCAGCGGGCAGAGCCAGTTCAGCGTGCCGCTGCAGCGGGTCTCCGCGAGTCGCCGCGTCGAGGAACTGCGCCACCACATCACGACGCACCTGTCCGATCCGCTGACGGTGACGCAGCTCGCCGAGCGCCTGCACATCAGCGACCGCCAGCTCACCCGGATCTTCGCCGCGGAGTTGGGCACCACTCCAGCCGCCTATATCGAGACGGCCCGCGTCGAGGCCGCGCGCAACCAGCTCGAGGCCGGCGACGACACACTCGACGTCGTCGCCCGGACGAACGGCTTCGGCACTGTCGACACCCTCAACCGCGCGTTCCGCCGTCGCCTGAACACGACGCCGGCGGAGTACCGGAACAGGTTCCGCACACGGTGA
- a CDS encoding cysteine hydrolase family protein: protein MTSTTLRELNGLASTPATLADATLLLVDYQNTYTRGVMELEGWEPALDAAADLLERARAAGTTVIHIKHDGGEGSAYDIRDEIGEIHPKVAPLAGEQVVVKTAPDSFVGTDLGERVDAAGNTNVIVIGFMTHMCVTFTSEGAFLRGNAPTVVAEACATRPLQTAVASVSAEQLHHSALATIGDIYGVVVPTAADVS, encoded by the coding sequence ATGACCTCGACCACCCTGCGCGAACTCAACGGACTCGCGTCGACGCCTGCAACCCTCGCCGACGCCACGCTGCTGCTGGTGGACTACCAGAACACGTACACGCGCGGAGTCATGGAGCTCGAAGGCTGGGAGCCCGCCCTCGACGCCGCCGCCGACCTGCTCGAACGTGCACGTGCCGCCGGCACCACGGTCATCCACATCAAGCACGACGGCGGCGAGGGCTCGGCGTACGACATCCGCGACGAGATCGGCGAGATCCACCCGAAGGTCGCCCCCCTCGCCGGCGAGCAGGTTGTGGTCAAGACCGCTCCCGACTCGTTCGTGGGCACCGACCTCGGCGAGCGCGTCGACGCGGCAGGCAACACGAACGTGATCGTCATCGGATTCATGACGCACATGTGCGTCACGTTCACCTCGGAAGGCGCCTTCCTGCGCGGCAACGCACCGACCGTCGTCGCGGAGGCGTGCGCGACGCGTCCGCTGCAGACCGCGGTCGCGAGCGTCTCGGCGGAGCAGCTGCACCACAGCGCGCTCGCCACGATCGGCGACATCTACGGTGTGGTCGTCCCGACGGCGGCCGATGTGTCCTGA
- a CDS encoding O-methyltransferase produces the protein MAESTPQNWRAADDYLADVLVGHDPTLDAALAAQRAAGLPEIEVAPVSGKLLSLLARISGARRVLEIGTLGGYSTIWLARAVGPTGSVVTVEAEPANAAVARRNLDAAGVGGRVEIRIGRGAEVLPSLDGTEPFDLVFIDADKESNTIYLDWAARLGRTGTVVVLDNIGREGEIVNEDTTDPRVIGTREGLRMLGEDARFDATALQTVGLKGWDGVAIAVVV, from the coding sequence ATGGCCGAATCCACTCCGCAGAACTGGCGCGCCGCCGACGACTACCTCGCAGACGTCCTCGTCGGGCATGATCCGACTCTGGATGCCGCGCTCGCTGCGCAGCGCGCCGCCGGCCTGCCCGAGATCGAGGTCGCGCCGGTCAGCGGCAAGCTGCTGAGCCTGCTCGCGCGCATCAGCGGCGCCCGCCGCGTTCTCGAGATCGGCACGCTCGGCGGGTACTCGACGATCTGGCTCGCCAGGGCCGTGGGGCCGACCGGCAGCGTGGTCACGGTGGAGGCGGAGCCCGCGAACGCCGCCGTGGCCCGCCGGAACCTCGACGCCGCCGGCGTCGGCGGCCGCGTCGAGATCCGCATCGGTCGCGGCGCCGAGGTGCTGCCGAGCCTGGACGGCACCGAGCCGTTCGATCTCGTCTTCATCGACGCCGACAAGGAGTCCAACACGATCTACCTGGACTGGGCGGCCAGGCTCGGTCGCACGGGCACCGTCGTCGTCCTGGACAACATCGGGCGCGAGGGCGAGATCGTGAACGAGGACACGACCGATCCGCGCGTCATCGGAACCCGGGAAGGACTTCGGATGCTGGGGGAGGACGCCCGGTTCGACGCCACCGCGCTGCAGACCGTGGGACTCAAGGGCTGGGACGGCGTCGCGATCGCCGTCGTGGTCTGA
- the eno gene encoding phosphopyruvate hydratase yields MALIEAVGAREILDSRGNPTVEVEVLLDDGIVQRAAVPSGASTGAFEAYELRDGDKSRYGGKGVLKAVEAVLDELGPAIEGVEASEQRIVDEILLETDGTENKKRTGANAILGVSLAVAKAAADSADLPLFRYLGGPNAHVLPVPLFNVINGGEHADNGIDMQEFFLAPIGAETYSEALRWGVETYHVLRSELKAAGYATGLGDEGGFAPDLPSNREGLDFLVKAIEKAGFTPGTEIALGLDVAATEFFNDGVYRLDNKDWDAEALTEYYVGLVNDFPIVTIEDALAEDDWDNWKHLTEALGSKVQLVGDDLFVTNPERLADGIRRGVANSLLVKVNQIGTLTETFDAVSLAQRSGYTAMLSHRSGETEDTTIADLVVATNSGQIKAGAPARSERVAKYNQLLRIEEELGDAAVFAGRSAFPRFTA; encoded by the coding sequence GTGGCATTGATCGAGGCTGTAGGCGCACGTGAGATTCTCGACTCGCGGGGCAACCCGACCGTCGAGGTGGAGGTGCTCCTCGATGACGGCATCGTGCAGCGCGCCGCCGTCCCCTCCGGCGCATCCACCGGTGCGTTCGAAGCATACGAACTCCGCGACGGCGACAAGAGCCGCTACGGCGGCAAGGGTGTGCTGAAGGCCGTCGAGGCCGTTCTCGACGAGCTCGGCCCGGCCATCGAGGGCGTCGAGGCGAGCGAGCAGCGCATCGTCGACGAGATCCTCCTCGAGACCGACGGCACCGAGAACAAGAAGCGCACGGGCGCCAACGCCATCCTCGGCGTCAGCCTGGCCGTCGCCAAGGCGGCCGCCGACAGCGCCGATCTGCCGCTGTTCCGCTACCTGGGCGGACCCAACGCGCACGTCCTGCCCGTGCCGCTGTTCAACGTCATCAACGGCGGCGAGCACGCCGACAACGGCATCGACATGCAGGAGTTCTTCCTCGCGCCGATCGGTGCGGAGACCTACTCCGAGGCCCTGCGCTGGGGCGTCGAGACGTACCACGTGCTGCGCAGCGAGCTCAAGGCCGCCGGCTACGCGACCGGCCTCGGCGACGAGGGCGGATTCGCCCCCGACCTGCCCAGCAACCGCGAGGGTCTGGACTTCCTCGTCAAGGCGATCGAGAAGGCCGGCTTCACGCCTGGTACCGAGATCGCCCTCGGCCTCGACGTCGCAGCGACCGAGTTCTTCAACGACGGCGTCTACCGCCTCGACAACAAGGACTGGGATGCCGAAGCACTGACGGAGTACTACGTCGGGCTGGTCAACGACTTCCCGATCGTCACGATCGAGGACGCGCTCGCCGAGGACGACTGGGACAACTGGAAGCACCTCACCGAGGCTCTCGGCTCGAAGGTCCAGCTCGTCGGTGACGACCTGTTCGTCACCAACCCGGAGCGCCTCGCCGACGGCATCCGTCGCGGCGTCGCGAACTCGCTGCTGGTCAAGGTCAACCAGATCGGCACGCTGACGGAGACGTTCGACGCGGTCAGCCTCGCGCAGCGCTCGGGCTACACGGCGATGCTCTCGCACCGCTCCGGCGAGACCGAGGACACCACGATCGCCGACCTCGTCGTCGCGACCAACTCCGGTCAGATCAAGGCCGGTGCGCCGGCTCGCAGCGAGCGCGTCGCGAAGTACAATCAGCTTCTGCGCATCGAGGAAGAGCTCGGCGACGCCGCGGTCTTCGCCGGTCGCTCCGCCTTCCCGCGCTTCACCGCGTGA
- a CDS encoding FtsB family cell division protein: MARRAASPSSSARTVDVREWASGIRLSAFSVIMLSLVVLGAWVLVPTLGTYIEQRQQIAALEQAVQLSKEEIAALELEQQRWEDPAYITTQARERLYYVKPGEVVYLIDNDLDAAALPQEQQPVSAELEESRADWMPQLLRSLAGAGLAQTAAEGG, from the coding sequence ATGGCGAGACGCGCGGCTTCCCCTTCGTCGTCTGCGCGCACGGTCGACGTGCGCGAGTGGGCGTCCGGCATCCGGCTGTCCGCCTTCTCCGTGATCATGCTGTCGCTCGTGGTGCTCGGCGCCTGGGTGCTCGTGCCGACGCTGGGCACCTACATCGAACAGCGCCAGCAGATCGCGGCGCTCGAGCAGGCGGTACAGCTCTCCAAGGAGGAGATCGCCGCCCTCGAACTGGAGCAGCAGCGCTGGGAGGATCCGGCCTACATCACCACGCAGGCTCGCGAGCGGCTGTACTACGTCAAGCCCGGTGAGGTCGTCTACCTCATCGACAACGACCTGGACGCCGCGGCCCTGCCCCAGGAGCAGCAGCCGGTCAGCGCCGAGCTCGAGGAGAGCAGGGCCGACTGGATGCCGCAGTTGCTGCGCAGCCTCGCCGGCGCCGGTCTCGCGCAGACCGCGGCCGAGGGCGGGTAG
- a CDS encoding DUF501 domain-containing protein, translated as MTTPPFAPPTAAELDVLTAQLGRPVRGVVGIAARCVCGNPTVVATLPRLPDGTPFPTFYYLTHPAATAAMSTLEATQVMPELASRLAEDEQIADAYRAAHEAYLSDRAQFGDVAEIDGISAGGMPTRIKCLHALAGHSLAAGPGVNPIGDAALARSSWSPERCQCEQPGAAIA; from the coding sequence GTGACGACACCGCCTTTCGCCCCGCCCACCGCCGCTGAGCTCGACGTTCTGACCGCTCAGCTCGGACGCCCCGTGCGCGGCGTCGTCGGCATCGCAGCCCGGTGCGTGTGCGGCAACCCGACCGTCGTCGCGACCCTGCCTCGGCTGCCCGACGGCACCCCGTTCCCGACGTTCTACTACCTGACCCACCCGGCGGCCACGGCGGCGATGTCGACGCTGGAGGCCACGCAGGTGATGCCCGAGCTGGCGTCCCGCCTCGCCGAGGACGAGCAGATCGCCGACGCGTACCGCGCCGCGCACGAGGCATATCTCTCCGATCGCGCGCAGTTCGGCGATGTGGCCGAGATCGATGGCATCTCGGCCGGCGGGATGCCGACCCGCATCAAGTGCCTGCACGCCCTGGCCGGCCATTCGCTGGCCGCGGGTCCCGGAGTCAACCCGATCGGCGATGCCGCGCTGGCCCGCTCCAGCTGGTCGCCGGAGCGATGCCAGTGCGAGCAGCCGGGGGCCGCGATCGCATGA
- a CDS encoding S8 family serine peptidase, with protein sequence MLSSLVAVAAMSASVLLTGVAPAATPTPTPAVEEQADPIRAAEYWLDGARVHEAWKTTRGEGVRIAVIDTGVAQGPVAFKGVVDGTDVSGTGADDGRTPVGTIDVDHGSWVASLAAARPADDGTGMIGVAPEAELLSISVNFGASAVVPFTEQIADAMRWAVDNGADIINLSFTTNTLDWDRSWDEAFLYAYEHDVVVVVAAGNRGNGTSIVGAPATIPGVLTVGGVNQHGEASVEASTQGITIGISAPSEGLLGVSADGRVAEWDGTSGAAPIVAGVAALVRSAHPDLSAGNVINRILKTAIPVEGVARVPDPLYGYGLIDASAAVTAPVAEVDSEPAAALEEWIRVYRRAETVPQPTPTVGPVSVEPLPAADPPSEAGSPLLPSAQTLLYGTLPLIVLTVPGILVALGVTAAARRIRRARAQRTPAP encoded by the coding sequence ATGCTGAGCAGCCTCGTCGCAGTCGCGGCGATGTCGGCATCCGTCCTGCTCACCGGCGTCGCGCCGGCGGCGACTCCGACGCCCACGCCGGCCGTCGAGGAGCAGGCCGATCCGATCCGCGCCGCCGAGTACTGGCTCGACGGTGCGCGCGTCCACGAGGCATGGAAGACGACCCGCGGTGAGGGGGTCAGGATCGCGGTCATCGACACCGGTGTCGCGCAGGGGCCAGTGGCCTTCAAGGGCGTCGTCGACGGCACGGACGTCTCGGGCACCGGTGCGGACGACGGGCGCACCCCGGTCGGCACGATCGACGTCGACCACGGATCGTGGGTCGCCTCGTTGGCGGCGGCCAGACCGGCGGACGACGGCACGGGGATGATCGGCGTCGCCCCGGAGGCCGAGCTGCTCTCGATCTCGGTCAACTTCGGTGCCTCGGCCGTCGTGCCGTTCACGGAGCAGATCGCCGATGCGATGCGCTGGGCGGTGGACAACGGCGCGGACATCATCAACCTCTCCTTCACGACGAACACCCTGGACTGGGATCGCAGCTGGGACGAGGCGTTCCTGTACGCCTACGAGCACGACGTCGTGGTCGTGGTCGCAGCGGGCAACCGCGGGAACGGCACATCGATCGTCGGCGCGCCGGCGACGATCCCCGGCGTGCTCACGGTGGGCGGAGTCAACCAGCACGGCGAGGCGAGCGTCGAAGCGTCGACGCAGGGCATCACCATCGGCATCTCCGCACCGAGCGAGGGACTGCTCGGTGTCTCCGCCGACGGCCGCGTCGCCGAATGGGATGGCACGAGCGGCGCCGCCCCGATCGTCGCCGGCGTGGCTGCGCTGGTCCGATCCGCGCACCCGGACCTCAGCGCCGGCAACGTGATCAACCGGATCCTCAAGACGGCGATCCCGGTCGAAGGCGTCGCGCGCGTTCCCGATCCGCTGTACGGCTACGGCCTCATCGACGCCTCCGCGGCGGTGACGGCGCCGGTCGCCGAGGTGGATTCCGAGCCGGCCGCGGCGCTCGAGGAGTGGATCAGGGTCTACCGCAGGGCGGAGACCGTGCCGCAGCCGACGCCGACGGTCGGGCCCGTCTCCGTCGAGCCCCTGCCGGCCGCCGACCCGCCCAGCGAAGCCGGTTCCCCGCTTCTTCCCAGTGCCCAGACGCTGCTGTACGGTACCCTGCCGCTCATCGTCCTCACAGTCCCTGGTATCCTGGTTGCGCTAGGCGTCACCGCAGCTGCCCGGCGTATCCGTAGGGCGCGCGCGCAGCGCACGCCTGCCCCCTGA
- a CDS encoding NAD(P)/FAD-dependent oxidoreductase yields the protein MPKILIVGGGYAGFYTAWKLEKHLRKGEAEVTMVDPLPYMTYLPFLPEVAAGSIEPRHAVVSTRRHLKRTNVVAAKVTKIDHANKVATITPADGEAYEFAYDQIVVTAGSVSRTFPIPGIADNAIGMKSIEEAVWVRDKLLSNFDRAAALPAGPERERLLTVVVVGGGFAGIETFAELRSFASALLKRYPELSFEETHFHLIEAMGRIMPEVSLPTSEWVLKDLAKRGANVHLDTQVTGAVDGNVELSTGQVIPTDIIVWTAGVMANPQVVRAGDLPVEERGRIRAQADLRVIDADGNVVDGAWTAGDVSAVPDLTGGGVGGFCVPNAQHAVRQAKRLAKNLVAVLRGEAPVDYVHKNLGAVAGLGLGTGVFQSGKIALKGFVAWVAHRGYHGLAMPTWERKWRVLWGWWHNLWLDRDIVNLEKVQEPRAFFEQFASRPRPAADAAPAAPAAPAKAEAPAAAEAPTEKAAVGAN from the coding sequence GTGCCCAAGATTCTGATCGTCGGCGGTGGCTACGCGGGTTTCTACACAGCGTGGAAGCTCGAGAAGCACCTCCGCAAGGGCGAAGCCGAGGTCACCATGGTCGACCCGCTTCCCTACATGACCTACCTTCCGTTCCTGCCCGAGGTGGCAGCCGGATCGATCGAGCCGCGCCACGCCGTTGTCTCGACCCGTCGTCACCTCAAGCGCACGAACGTGGTCGCCGCCAAGGTGACCAAGATCGACCACGCCAACAAGGTCGCCACCATCACGCCGGCTGACGGCGAGGCGTACGAGTTCGCGTACGACCAGATCGTGGTGACCGCCGGTTCGGTGTCCCGCACGTTCCCGATCCCGGGGATCGCGGACAACGCGATCGGCATGAAGTCGATCGAAGAGGCCGTGTGGGTCCGGGACAAGCTGCTGTCGAACTTCGACCGCGCTGCCGCCCTTCCCGCCGGTCCCGAGCGCGAGCGTCTGCTCACGGTCGTCGTCGTCGGTGGTGGCTTCGCCGGTATCGAGACCTTCGCCGAGCTGCGGTCGTTCGCGTCGGCGCTGCTCAAGCGCTACCCGGAGCTGTCGTTCGAGGAGACGCACTTCCACCTGATCGAGGCCATGGGTCGCATCATGCCCGAGGTCTCCCTGCCCACCAGCGAGTGGGTGCTCAAGGACCTCGCCAAGCGCGGCGCCAACGTGCACCTGGACACCCAGGTCACGGGTGCGGTCGACGGCAACGTCGAGCTGTCCACCGGACAGGTCATCCCGACCGACATCATCGTGTGGACCGCCGGCGTCATGGCGAACCCGCAGGTCGTCCGTGCCGGCGACCTCCCCGTCGAGGAGCGCGGTCGCATCCGCGCCCAGGCGGACCTGCGCGTGATCGATGCGGACGGCAACGTCGTCGACGGCGCATGGACCGCGGGTGACGTCTCGGCGGTTCCCGACCTCACCGGTGGTGGCGTCGGCGGCTTCTGCGTCCCGAACGCCCAGCACGCGGTCCGCCAGGCGAAGCGTCTCGCGAAGAACCTCGTCGCAGTCCTGCGCGGCGAGGCTCCGGTCGACTACGTCCACAAGAACCTCGGCGCGGTCGCAGGCCTCGGCCTCGGCACGGGCGTCTTCCAGTCCGGCAAGATCGCGCTCAAGGGCTTCGTCGCCTGGGTCGCGCACCGCGGATACCACGGCCTCGCGATGCCGACGTGGGAGCGCAAGTGGCGCGTGCTGTGGGGCTGGTGGCACAACCTGTGGCTCGACCGCGACATCGTGAACCTCGAGAAGGTGCAGGAGCCGCGCGCGTTCTTCGAGCAGTTCGCGTCGCGCCCTCGCCCGGCCGCGGATGCCGCCCCCGCCGCTCCGGCTGCCCCTGCGAAGGCCGAGGCACCGGCCGCTGCCGAAGCTCCGACTGAGAAGGCTGCCGTCGGCGCCAATTGA
- a CDS encoding cation-transporting ATPase — MDKISRLLGMASQALDKKTAANRGGSSGSTDWGGILRGAVDAVRTPSGPGNAGTPMAGTSAYAPPPADGAGPYTPPPAAGGRPYTPPPAHGQTPSTLGSDADRAAIARYDYLMQTAEPHRVEQIHRDAFARLSPEQRAHVAQRMQAEFGPGERPASASADDLARAAGRAEAAQPGRMRGLLSRVKGGGAGGAAFVAGGAALGALGAVAAGAVLSAAAAPLLEHATAMGVDFAGLAEGLDLEALAGGAEGLLGSAGDTVAGAGESVSDWGSALGDLGLGDIFGR; from the coding sequence ATGGACAAGATCTCCCGCCTGCTCGGCATGGCGTCGCAGGCTCTGGACAAGAAGACGGCGGCGAACCGGGGTGGTTCGTCCGGCTCCACCGACTGGGGTGGAATCCTCCGAGGCGCGGTGGATGCCGTGCGCACGCCGTCTGGTCCGGGGAACGCGGGTACGCCGATGGCCGGGACGTCCGCCTACGCACCGCCGCCCGCTGATGGCGCCGGACCGTACACGCCGCCGCCCGCCGCTGGGGGCCGCCCGTACACACCGCCGCCCGCGCACGGTCAGACTCCGAGCACTCTTGGCTCCGATGCGGACCGCGCGGCGATCGCGCGATACGACTACCTGATGCAGACCGCGGAGCCGCACCGCGTCGAACAGATCCACCGGGACGCGTTCGCCCGACTGAGCCCCGAACAGCGCGCACACGTCGCGCAGCGCATGCAGGCCGAGTTCGGGCCTGGTGAACGGCCCGCTTCGGCATCCGCGGACGATCTCGCCCGCGCTGCCGGACGCGCCGAGGCGGCGCAGCCGGGCCGGATGCGCGGACTGCTCTCGCGGGTGAAGGGCGGCGGCGCTGGAGGAGCTGCGTTCGTGGCCGGCGGGGCGGCGCTCGGCGCCCTGGGCGCTGTGGCAGCGGGGGCCGTCCTCAGCGCGGCGGCGGCGCCGCTTCTCGAGCATGCGACCGCGATGGGAGTCGACTTCGCCGGTCTGGCTGAAGGGCTTGACCTCGAAGCACTCGCAGGAGGCGCTGAGGGGCTTCTCGGATCGGCCGGGGACACCGTCGCCGGTGCCGGCGAGTCGGTGTCCGACTGGGGTTCCGCGCTCGGCGATCTCGGGCTGGGAGACATCTTCGGTCGCTGA